Within the Burkholderia mayonis genome, the region CGACGGCGCCACTCCGGTGGCTTTCTCCCAAAGGGCTGCGGCTGCGGCGTCGAGCGTTTCATACTCGCGCGACGCCAGACGGCGGACGGGCGCCTCGGGCGGCGGGTTTCCGGCCGCATCCGCATCCGCGGCGATGCCATGACGTGTCCTGTCGAACGGATAGTGAGGCAAGGGCGCGACCGTGCCGGCGTTGTCCCATGACGGGCGCCAGTCCAGGTCCACGCCTGCCGTCCATAGTTTTTGCAGCGCCCCGTGCCAGATTTCGTGCTCTTGGGATTCGTCGCGTTCGGCGCGCATCGTGCGGACGGCGATGTCTTTCCCGCGCAACGCCATCGTCAGTGCGGTCAGCGTGGTGCCGGGCCCGACCTCGACGAATACCGTTCCTTCCCGGGCCGGTATCGACTGGATCGCGTCCACGAACCGCACTGGCTCGCGGGCGTGCCGCGCCCAATAGTCCCGGTCCAGCTGCGCCATTGATGCAAGTTCGGAACCCAGCAAGGTCGAATGGAACCGGATCCCGGCAGCGTCCGTCGATGGGGCCGGCGCCGCCAGTACCAGTTCGGCCAGAGCAGGGTCCATCATCGAAGAGTGGAACGCGTGGGATACCGACAACGCACGGCAGCGAATCCCGCGCTTCGACAACGATGCCTGCACGCGTTGAATCGCCGCCGCCGTGCCAGAGAGCACGCACGATTCCTTGCCATTGACGGCGGCGAGTGACACATCCTCCGCAAGCCAGTCCTGGCAGGCTTCCTCGCTCATGGATACCGCCAGCATCGAGCCCGGAGGCAGGGCGGACATCAACCGGCCTCGGCGGGCAGCGAACAGGAGCGCATGTTCGTCAGTCAATACGCCTGCAATGCACGCTCCCGCGATTTCTCCGAGGCTATGCCCGACGACTGCGTCGGGCACGATGCCATGCTGCATGAGAAAACGCGCCATCGCGATCTGGACGGCCACCAGAGCCGGCTGAGCCGTCGCGGTGTCGGTGAGTCTGGCGCTGCCGCTGCCATGCAGCAGGAAGGAGACGTCGACGTTTGCGTTGTCGCGAAGCAGGCCGACTAGTTCACGCAGAACGGTGGCGAAGCGGGCATTGGACTGTGCGAGGCCCGTCGCCATGCCGAGGAACTGGCTGCCTTGACCGGGGAACTGGAACACGACATGCGGCGCGCGGCGCCCGCTGTCGCGCACCTCTTCGCCCACCTGAAGCATTCCGTCCTTGCCGGCCAGCAAGGTCGCGCGATATCTGAGCGGCCGCCGCGTCGTTTGGGCGCTCCACGCCAGCGTATCGATAGGCAATGCCGAGAGATCCGAGCGGTAGGTCTGAATCAGTCGATGGCACGCGGCCTCGCTTTGCCCGGACACCGGAACGGCCGACGGGTAGATAGCCGGAGCCGGAGGCCGCTCGTCGGCGTCCAGGGGCGGACGGGCGAGCAAGACGTGCGTATTGGTTCCCCCGATGCCGAATGCGCTGACGCCAATCGCGGTTCGCGGATCCGTCGACTCCCAACGCTCGGCGTACGTTGGAAAGTAGAACGGGCTGCCATCCAGCGCAATGGACGGGTTGACCTCGTCGATATGAATCTGCGGCGCTATCCAGCCGTGCTGAATCTGAAGCACGGCCTTGATCAGGCCAGCCATCCCGGCGCACGTCTCGAGGTGCCCGACGTTGGCTTTGACGGCGCCCAACGCACAATGGCGGGGGGCGACGTCGCCGGTCGCGAACAATTCGTTCAGCGCGTCGAACTCGATCGGATCGCCGGCAATCGTGCCGGTGCCGTGAGCTTCCATGGCCCGCATGGCCGAAGGCGCGAGGTTGGCATCCTTCATGGCCTGGCTGATCAGCCGGCGTTGCCCGTCGACACTGGTGGTGGTGAAACCCACCTTGCGAGCTCCGTCGTTGTTTACGGCGCAGCCCTTGATCACCGCCAGCACGCGATCGCCG harbors:
- a CDS encoding type I polyketide synthase, with translation MHIQPSDRDIAVIGMACRFPGASDPDEYWHNLVNGVESVMELGDAPSDRQTLPFAAPLTGDVLAFDAAFFGVGHRDAALMDPQHRLFLECAWHALEQSGILPGRLPDTGLFAGGSSSAYLAHLQQSELMEKFQPSAFELQITNDKDYLVSRTAWHLGIEGPVLGVQAACATSLVAVAEAVEALRAGRCRTALAGGCTVRFPQRVPYQAQQGMVYSRNGHCMPFSSNASGTVFGSGVAVVVLKPLRLALVDGDRVLAVIKGCAVNNDGARKVGFTTTSVDGQRRLISQAMKDANLAPSAMRAMEAHGTGTIAGDPIEFDALNELFATGDVAPRHCALGAVKANVGHLETCAGMAGLIKAVLQIQHGWIAPQIHIDEVNPSIALDGSPFYFPTYAERWESTDPRTAIGVSAFGIGGTNTHVLLARPPLDADERPPAPAIYPSAVPVSGQSEAACHRLIQTYRSDLSALPIDTLAWSAQTTRRPLRYRATLLAGKDGMLQVGEEVRDSGRRAPHVVFQFPGQGSQFLGMATGLAQSNARFATVLRELVGLLRDNANVDVSFLLHGSGSARLTDTATAQPALVAVQIAMARFLMQHGIVPDAVVGHSLGEIAGACIAGVLTDEHALLFAARRGRLMSALPPGSMLAVSMSEEACQDWLAEDVSLAAVNGKESCVLSGTAAAIQRVQASLSKRGIRCRALSVSHAFHSSMMDPALAELVLAAPAPSTDAAGIRFHSTLLGSELASMAQLDRDYWARHAREPVRFVDAIQSIPAREGTVFVEVGPGTTLTALTMALRGKDIAVRTMRAERDESQEHEIWHGALQKLWTAGVDLDWRPSWDNAGTVAPLPHYPFDRTRHGIAADADAAGNPPPEAPVRRLASREYETLDAAAAALWEKATGVAPSDPHRQFSDDGGDSLSVIKLVALADSELGVMVSVPDFMRAPTPTGLRACLVEAGAAKAIRTHR